From the Nodularia sp. NIES-3585 genome, one window contains:
- a CDS encoding amylo-alpha-1,6-glucosidase — MPDLDRREWLLTNGLGSFASGTISDVRTRTYHGWLFAATNPPSGRTLLFSHLEASLEVSGRVIALGTNFWGNGQIEPRGYKLLHSFDINPVPKWIWEKDNWQLSRQLLMPHGGKDGKIGTMPSCLLMQYRYEGTDTAILRLRLLIGDRDFHHQQKADSRLQFSQLLDKNQVCLQAIFSRYFGTPWHLRWTQGEYQADAVWYWDYQLPFEKERGLGDREDLYSPGYLTVKLQPGDAVTLEAQIGFPDPQQSLLTPEIFAEAVEAEQERLSQIFGWGENKPATSPIWQKLLKASDQFIVYRASIAGPTVIAGYHWFNDWGRDTLIALPGLALVTQRFELAKGLLQTFGRYCRHGLIPNVFPDVGGEPAYNSIDAVLWWIETLGLYLEATQDWEFLAEQFPVVQQIYKAFMGGTRYNIQIDATDGLVSWDAPGVALTWMDVVIGGQPVTPRNGKAVEINALWYSALCWMSQWAERLSQLELGDSARLAKQAQRYTQQAQQVTISLQKFWNPQIGYLYDTIDPDDGRNSQIRPNAVLALSLHHCGFSEQQRRAVVDLATSRLLTPYGLRSLDPADPDYVGKYTGDSQQRDRSYHQGTVWGWLIGPFTRAWQRAYPKRSLPFDWQPLLDHFLNDACIHSISEIFDGDEPHEPKGAIAQAWSVAEVIRHFR, encoded by the coding sequence ATGCCTGATTTAGATAGAAGAGAATGGTTACTGACTAATGGCTTGGGAAGTTTTGCTAGTGGGACTATTTCCGATGTTCGCACGCGCACTTATCATGGTTGGCTATTTGCAGCGACAAATCCGCCCTCTGGTCGCACCTTGCTGTTTTCTCACCTGGAAGCTAGTTTGGAAGTATCAGGAAGGGTGATAGCACTAGGGACGAACTTTTGGGGCAATGGTCAAATTGAGCCGAGAGGCTACAAACTGCTGCACTCTTTTGATATTAACCCAGTTCCCAAATGGATTTGGGAAAAAGATAACTGGCAACTAAGCAGACAATTGCTAATGCCCCACGGCGGCAAAGATGGGAAGATAGGCACTATGCCATCTTGTTTGTTGATGCAGTATCGCTATGAAGGAACTGATACCGCGATTTTAAGGCTACGCTTGCTCATAGGCGATCGCGATTTTCATCACCAACAAAAAGCTGATTCCCGCTTACAGTTTTCACAATTACTCGATAAAAATCAAGTTTGTCTGCAAGCAATATTTTCCCGATACTTCGGCACACCTTGGCATTTGCGTTGGACTCAGGGGGAATATCAAGCAGACGCAGTTTGGTATTGGGATTATCAGTTACCATTCGAGAAAGAACGAGGATTAGGCGATCGCGAAGACCTCTACAGCCCTGGTTACTTAACAGTTAAACTTCAGCCAGGAGATGCAGTTACCTTAGAAGCACAAATCGGTTTTCCCGATCCACAGCAAAGTCTACTGACTCCCGAAATTTTTGCCGAGGCGGTGGAAGCAGAACAAGAAAGGTTATCGCAGATTTTTGGCTGGGGAGAAAATAAACCCGCCACATCTCCCATTTGGCAGAAATTATTAAAAGCCAGCGATCAGTTTATCGTGTATCGAGCCTCCATCGCTGGCCCCACCGTCATTGCTGGTTATCACTGGTTCAACGACTGGGGGCGTGATACCTTAATTGCCTTACCGGGTTTAGCCTTAGTCACACAGCGCTTTGAACTAGCAAAAGGGCTATTACAAACCTTTGGGCGTTACTGTCGCCACGGTCTGATTCCTAATGTTTTTCCTGATGTCGGTGGTGAACCCGCTTATAACAGTATTGACGCAGTTTTATGGTGGATTGAAACTTTAGGACTGTATTTAGAAGCCACCCAAGACTGGGAATTTTTGGCAGAACAGTTTCCAGTTGTGCAGCAAATTTATAAAGCATTTATGGGTGGTACACGTTACAACATCCAAATTGATGCCACTGATGGGCTAGTTAGTTGGGATGCACCCGGTGTCGCCCTCACTTGGATGGATGTAGTAATTGGGGGACAGCCCGTGACTCCTCGTAACGGTAAAGCAGTAGAAATTAATGCCCTGTGGTATTCGGCTTTATGTTGGATGAGTCAATGGGCAGAACGCTTGAGCCAACTGGAGTTAGGGGATTCAGCCCGGCTGGCAAAACAGGCGCAGCGTTATACTCAGCAAGCGCAACAAGTGACAATTTCTCTGCAAAAGTTTTGGAATCCCCAGATTGGTTATTTGTACGACACGATTGATCCCGATGATGGTCGCAATTCCCAGATTCGTCCGAATGCGGTTTTAGCGTTGTCACTGCATCATTGTGGGTTTTCAGAACAGCAAAGGCGAGCCGTAGTTGATTTAGCAACGTCCCGTTTACTCACTCCCTATGGTCTTCGCAGTCTCGATCCAGCCGACCCCGATTATGTAGGTAAATATACAGGCGACTCACAACAGCGCGATCGCTCCTACCACCAAGGCACTGTTTGGGGTTGGCTAATTGGTCCCTTTACCCGTGCGTGGCAGCGTGCTTACCCAAAACGAAGTTTACCCTTTGATTGGCAACCACTCCTAGACCACTTCCTTAATGATGCCTGTATTCACTCAATTTCCGAGATTTTTGATGGAGATGAGCCTCATGAACCCAAAGGTGCGATCGCACAAGCTTGGTCAGTTGCTGAGGTAATTAGGCACTTTCGATGA
- a CDS encoding exonuclease domain-containing protein, translated as MDFVVLDTEGQPELSELALIDSQGLVIYEGFSNQHPRISPNSPNLKSLKTLLTEFLAIVQGKTIICHYAEHDIDVLKYNFRQVGLIWPNLKFECTWTLAKNTWQGLESYSLDYLSKYFNLRANQQYFISDMAHTARYDAEFTYHLYIKIILEKLKQQPNPFSSSRVDTPFQNHPDYLNTYQREFLTLKTGLNDIKRDTNHQSKGIVVIGEPGSGKTHLMMRLAQERLSINRLLFIRQPNNSQSVLYHIYSRILESLVQKIGHLPQLDYLIINTFRKILSLPNRDVKQKDIEILKALYSLEENHINALGAENTQRKREYWLYIEKTINEWWMSNYAAGSFALSIIKGMVKYCSYTDYRYKNITTRWLAGNVLTNEEAKTIGLPNWGEEISQEAFSLEAISVLGKLSTLDEPLIIIFDQLEGLGLPHNKEILLNFGEAIKEIFTHVPNSLILLNLFPDRWEQLKSTFDNSILGRFPSQVYLRQPTETEIKAIIQIKLQSVNIDLEQLFHPEDLDDILVKKPIRAALNCAADYYNYRVHGIPLTIEKKAIYELDNHEKIEQQLRTLQQQQQTSMEVLMQLIQAIQEPAAIDLTNLHQKLASFLPDAIETFPSNPVIEYLIQHKNELEQKYNNSAIITDYDDIGKLKTIAEAFNHIKPIKLTQYRLGKRKLPEHIVVENGNQNYVLGFLQINGISFTSRMTNFNELVNIYPQSKFELFRDERLPEITGKVGKEYIKQLQNSQNGKFTLLNKQNRILLDLIYDLIISIYNKDLYDIDLATALNILITHPEWYHWIFSVFGFTPPTK; from the coding sequence ATGGATTTTGTTGTTTTAGATACAGAAGGACAACCAGAATTAAGTGAATTAGCCTTGATAGATAGCCAAGGTTTAGTAATTTATGAGGGTTTCTCGAATCAGCATCCCCGGATTTCTCCAAATAGTCCCAACCTCAAAAGTTTGAAAACCCTGCTCACAGAATTTTTGGCAATTGTTCAGGGTAAAACCATAATTTGTCACTATGCAGAACATGATATAGATGTCCTTAAATATAATTTCCGCCAAGTTGGTTTAATTTGGCCTAACTTAAAATTTGAGTGTACTTGGACTTTAGCGAAAAACACTTGGCAAGGTTTAGAAAGCTATTCTTTAGATTATTTAAGTAAATATTTTAATTTACGGGCTAATCAGCAATATTTTATTTCCGATATGGCACATACTGCCAGATATGATGCGGAATTTACCTACCATCTTTATATAAAGATTATATTAGAGAAGCTCAAACAGCAACCTAATCCATTTAGCAGCAGTAGAGTTGATACTCCATTTCAGAATCATCCAGATTATCTCAACACATATCAGAGAGAATTTCTTACCCTCAAAACTGGTTTAAATGATATCAAAAGAGATACCAACCATCAAAGTAAAGGCATAGTAGTTATTGGTGAGCCTGGTTCTGGAAAAACTCACTTAATGATGAGACTGGCTCAGGAGCGATTATCGATTAACAGATTATTATTTATTCGTCAACCTAACAATTCTCAATCGGTACTTTATCATATTTATAGCCGCATCTTAGAATCTCTAGTCCAAAAAATTGGACACCTCCCACAATTAGACTATTTAATTATTAATACCTTTCGGAAAATCCTGAGTCTTCCCAACAGAGATGTCAAACAAAAAGATATAGAAATTCTCAAAGCCTTATATAGCTTAGAAGAAAATCATATCAATGCTTTGGGGGCAGAAAATACGCAACGCAAGCGAGAATATTGGCTATATATTGAGAAAACCATTAATGAATGGTGGATGAGCAATTACGCTGCGGGAAGTTTCGCTTTATCTATCATCAAAGGAATGGTGAAGTATTGTAGCTACACAGATTATAGATATAAAAATATTACTACTCGTTGGTTAGCAGGAAATGTATTAACTAATGAAGAAGCAAAAACCATTGGTTTACCCAATTGGGGAGAAGAAATTAGTCAAGAAGCTTTTTCATTAGAAGCCATATCAGTTTTAGGTAAATTATCTACCCTTGATGAGCCTTTAATTATTATTTTTGACCAGTTAGAAGGTTTAGGACTTCCCCATAACAAAGAAATCTTATTAAATTTTGGGGAAGCTATCAAAGAAATTTTCACCCATGTTCCCAATAGCTTAATTCTCCTCAACTTATTTCCTGACAGATGGGAACAACTTAAATCAACTTTTGACAATTCTATTCTAGGGCGTTTCCCATCTCAAGTTTATTTACGTCAACCCACAGAAACAGAAATTAAAGCAATTATTCAAATTAAGCTCCAATCTGTAAATATTGATTTAGAGCAGCTATTTCACCCAGAAGATTTAGATGATATTTTAGTAAAAAAGCCCATTAGAGCCGCTTTAAATTGTGCTGCTGACTACTATAACTATAGAGTTCATGGCATTCCCTTAACCATTGAAAAGAAAGCCATATATGAACTAGATAATCATGAAAAAATAGAACAGCAGTTGAGAACCTTACAGCAACAGCAACAGACATCAATGGAAGTCTTAATGCAGCTGATACAGGCTATACAAGAACCAGCTGCTATAGATTTAACCAACCTGCATCAGAAACTAGCATCTTTCTTACCTGATGCAATTGAGACTTTCCCCTCAAATCCTGTAATTGAGTATTTAATTCAACATAAAAATGAATTGGAGCAAAAATATAATAATTCAGCGATTATTACCGACTATGATGATATTGGTAAATTAAAGACAATTGCAGAAGCCTTCAACCATATCAAGCCCATTAAACTCACACAGTATCGCTTAGGTAAAAGAAAATTACCAGAGCATATCGTAGTAGAAAACGGGAATCAAAATTATGTGCTTGGTTTTCTGCAAATAAATGGTATTTCCTTTACAAGTCGCATGACTAATTTCAATGAATTAGTGAATATTTATCCCCAAAGTAAGTTTGAATTATTTCGAGACGAACGTTTACCAGAGATTACAGGTAAAGTAGGCAAAGAATATATTAAACAACTGCAAAATAGTCAGAATGGGAAATTTACCTTATTAAATAAACAAAATAGAATTCTTTTAGACTTAATTTATGATTTAATCATCAGCATATATAATAAAGATTTATATGATATAGATTTAGCAACCGCATTAAACATTTTAATCACACATCCAGAATGGTATCACTGGATTTTTTCCGTATTTGGTTTCACACCACCAACTAAATAA